The genomic interval GAGCTTCAATTGCTATTAAATCTGACCAATTTTAGAGCAATTTTTTGATGATAAATCTCTAGGCTCTAATTTAAGTGGAATTCAACACTGAGTCAAATGTGTTTATACTTGAAATACATAAAGAAGCTCAAAGTTTTGAACTAACACTCATTCCCACTTTTTCTTGCATATTATAATAtcagtaaaactggaaaggaagaactaTGATTTCTTCCTCAAAAATAGGAAGAGTTTTGACCAGGTGGTGATAAAGGTGAAGTGTGTTCTGATGGACTATAGCGTGTTTTTCAGttccaaaatgtttttcttgTCCTTAGTTGTAATACGTGGTATCTTTAGATCTGACTTTCAAATTTAGGAAGTAACAATAGTTTGGGGAATGTAATATGTCTCTATATGttgcattttaaattattcttgaaaTTTTGGAACACATGTTCATACCAGGGGCAACTTTGTTAGCAAATTGTTTCCCATGAGCTTGctggtagaaaacaaactttttggTACTGTTATATGTGACAGATCTAGCAGGAGAATGATTgtagtcttctctttttttcttaaatgaaaagGAGGAATGGAAGTAAGGAGGAAATAAATTGCTAACTCTGACGGAACCAGTAACAAATTATACTCTGTGGTCCGTTGTATTAGAATAAGTAATTTATTAAGTGGACCAGAGTAATGTAATATAACATGCATCATTTTATAACTGATAGTAACTGATTCCTTAAGTATACTTGAAGTTTCAGTTAGGAAAAAACAATTGTCCAGTTGTTTTCTTGAATTTATTAAACCCAatgaaaaatgacattttgaagaaaattatcTCCCCAAATCATAACATCCAACAATTCTTGAATGAGATCCAGTTTgtccatttcttaaaataagtctATAACCTAGTATGCTTTAGGGCCTCCTGCTACCTTAGTTGGCACATATTCAAGAAAAGGAATTAATTTCAGTAGTAACGTAAATAAACATCATTAGAAAGAAATTTACTGGAGACATGAATGCAAtgtaatgtgattttaaaattatttctgccATTAATTCCATCCATTAGTGTGAATAATAgagttggttttacagtgaagtaCCTTGTGAGTCATACTTAAGGGTTTTGAAGAGACTGAACTTTTTTCTGGCTTACATTCAATTATGTTTTCATTATAGAGTTGCTATCACATGAAAAGGAGCCAGTGAACACTTTTATACTTACTccttgctattttaaaaataatttgattattGATTTGTATTTCTAGCATTGCTTTTTGAACCTTTGTGCTCTCATTCCTTCTAGTCCATTTTAAAAATCGCTGGAGAGCTGAGGATAGCAGCTGATCAAAACAGGCCTTTATCAtggtcttttagtttttctataGGAGGAAGGCCAAACTTTGGCTCTAGATGCTTGTCATTTTAAGGATGTCTTCTAAATGTACAGTGGCTAAAGTTATCCTGCAGGCAGTAATTTTGAGTTTAAGATGGCTGTATTTAACTTTGGGGGAGAatactggaaaaacaaaaaagcaatcaCCTTTGGGTGGTGGTTCTTACAATGTTCATTTTTAGAGCAAACCCTGGAGCTGTATCTCTTACCTGGTCTCTTTCCTCTCTACCCTATATCTTTGCATTATGTTATTtaatactcttaaaaaaaagtcatgtagCATTAAAAACAAAGTACTATGGACAAAGTGATAAGTATGTTTTCTTAAACCTTTCTTTTCTAACTACAGGAACTTTTAAGCTTACAATAGAATTCACTGAAGAATATCCAAATAAGCCACCTACGGTTAGATTTGTCTCTAAGATGTTTCATCCAAATGGCAAGTATCACTTTTAATATAGTATTTTAAACTACTACACTGCTTATTTTGGAGATATTCCACATTTCCTATTTATTTGTCTGTAGTACCTGAGTGTTTGGGCCTCTTGCTGTTTCCTGAAAGCTGAACTTGTTCATGGTGGTCTGTTACTGTCTTGGTCTGTAGTCCGAGAACTGAAGCAGTGAAGGGACTTTGCCTTTGTGGGAGTCTCAAAGCCCTCCTGGTTTTGATGATTTTATCATTTacttattaaacaaaaataaggaTGCTCTTGAGGCTTCCTTTTAATGTAAGGCCAGATTGGGGTAGTTTTGTGTTGTAATTATTTTCACTAGCATTTAGAACAAGTTTTCAGCTTTGGATGCAGACAAGCACTAGCACAGAACATCTAAAAGATACAGATGCCCTGGCCCCACTCCAGGCCTACTGACTGTCAGAGGCTGTGGTTGCAGCCCTGGTATAGAGTAGATTGGAAAAGTGCCACAGGTGATTCTAACTTACCAAATTGCTTTTTCGCTCTCTCTCTAGTAGTAGGCCTACAACAGCTTGCCTTTTATTCAGGTTAATCAAGTATTTTCCAGACTATCAGATCTTTTTATCTGCATGCCAAAATGAAACCTTGTGAACTCTGAGCTATCTTCTGTTATTTCAGATAAGAGATAGAGTTTACAGATTTGGTGGAACGAATTTCCCAAAGTCTATGGATGACTTAGGACCCTGTTAgaaatgtgtgtgttttcctgGATAGTAGGGCTATCTTTTCAGAAGAACAAGAACTAAGTATCTTCCAGTTTTATGCCAATTACATTTGACATTCTTCAATCATCCTGATGGTTTCACTAGTAATGATTATGACTCTTCTTTTAGGAAGGTAACTGAGAAGCAGCTTAGGAATCTTTTTAATCCTCAAAAGCAGTGTTCTTGACTATACTTGTGTTGACTGTGATGTTAAAACCTTAATGGTTTTATTATGTTTAACATACCTACTTCTATGCTCTTAAGTCTATGCAGATGGTAGTATATGTCTGGACATACTTCAGAACCGTTGGAGTCCAACCTATGATGTGTCTTCCATTTTAACATCCATACAGGTGAATTTTCCTCAATGTGACTATGGCCTTTGATATGTTTATATTAGCAATTGAATTGTTTTTGAAGTCATAAGTTAAGTGAAAGGTAGGTCATTAAGACCTAAGCCACcagaaaacatatttatttgCCTAGCTACTAGCAGATTAATGTAACTCTGGGTTATTATGCTAAGAGAGCAAATGTAGCTGCTACTTAGGACAACTCAAGTGAGtgctttgaatatatatatagttttattttttgcattgaGGAACTGACCTTTTACAAATTGTCTCTATAGTCTCTATTGGATGAACCCAATCCCAATAGTCCAGCAAACAGCCAGGCTGCTCAGCTGTACCAGGAGAACAAACGGGAATATGAAAAACGTGTTTCTGCGATAGTAGAACAGAGCTGGCGTGACTGTTGACCCGGGTGCAGGAAAAGCAGCAACTGgtcataagaaaaatatatattgatgTGTTTGTCACCTTCCTATTCTTCAGTGTCATTACATTTActttattaaaagcaaaatagCTGTTGTGCTGTTTCCATCTTCCCTTGCCAAGGTTTTCCTACCCCTTCTACCCTCTCCTTAAACATCAGAAAACACCCTCTATGAGATCAAATGTACTGTACCTGGGTTACGTGCAAAAATTACTAATGCTTAATTCCTTTTCTGTTGTATCTCATTTCCAGTTGTAGGGCAGTATTGTGTTACTGTACTGTACACTAAGCTTTTTAAATGAATTGTTTTACAAGTGGTGCTTATGCATAGCTTGATGACCAGAATGTTATTTTTAACAGAATGATTGCTGAAGTGTTTCATCCTGGCTGGTCCTTCACTTGTGTTGGATTTAGAAGTGAATTTTT from Vicugna pacos chromosome X, VicPac4, whole genome shotgun sequence carries:
- the UBE2A gene encoding ubiquitin-conjugating enzyme E2 A, which translates into the protein MSTPARRRLMRDFKRLQEDPPAGVSGAPSENNIMVWNAVIFGPEGTPFEDGTFKLTIEFTEEYPNKPPTVRFVSKMFHPNVYADGSICLDILQNRWSPTYDVSSILTSIQSLLDEPNPNSPANSQAAQLYQENKREYEKRVSAIVEQSWRDC